Below is a genomic region from Campylobacter geochelonis.
GCATAAGCTTTTCAGGAAGTTTTTGAAAAAATATAATCCTAGAAAGAATCAGCGTAACCAAAGGCACAGCAAAAAACAGTCCAACGCTAAGTGCGGCGATGCTAAAGTAGTGGATTTCAACGCTATCTTTAAAAAGCCACGCAGCTAGCGGGATATCAAGCGTTCCAACAACTGGAACTATCCACGCTGGCGTATTATGCGCTACTTCGTGAGCATTCATAATCCAAGTACTTACCACATAAACCGCAAAACAAGCCATGCCAATCGCACCGATACTCCACACAATGCGCGCTAAAGTAAGCGAATAATCAGCTATTAAAAGTGGCAAAAGTAAAATCGCTATAAAAAATGTTCCAAAAAAACTCTTTGTTACTGGGTTTTTCCACTCTGCTTTTACATTTTCAAAAAACATAACCATTTTTGCGATATATGCCACACAAAGTGCGATAAATGAAACAAATGCAAGTACTTCAAGAAGCACACCAAGTCCCATAACAATGGATTTGAATCCATCATTTTCGATTACATGAGCATAATGTTTCATGCCCACGCTAAAACCACAAAGTCCCATCACGCTACCAAAAAGGCTGATAGGAAGAAATTTGATACTCTCTTTCATAATTATCCTTTAATAAATCTTGTAAATTTACATCAATGAATATAAAATTTAGATGAAAGCTAGAAAAATTTTAGAAAATTTTAGAAATTTATTGAAATTTATTTCTAATTTCTTATATTAAGTAATACCAAAGAATATTTGATGTATAAATAGTAATATTTTTTTACTAGGAGTGTTAAAGATGGCTAAAAAATTTAAAAGCGGATTGATTCTTAAAACAATAGCAGCATTGACTTTTTTTGTTGTGGGTGCAAATGCTCATTTTCAGATGCTTATACCATCAAATTCGGTTATAGAAGATGGCGCAAACAACAAAGAAATTTTAACATATAAATTCGCTCACCCGTTTGAAAATCATCTTATGAATATGGATAAACCAAACGAAGTTGGCGTTTTTGTTGATGGTAAAAAAGAGTTAATTAGCGATTTAAGCGCTAAAAAAGATGGAGAATTTAGCTATTATCAAGCGACATACCAAATTCAAAAACCTGGAATTTATCAGTTTTACATAGATCCAAAACCTTACTTTGAACCAGCTGAAGATGTTTTCATACGCCATATAACAAAAACCATAGTAGATGCTTACGGCGTTGGTGAAGGTTGGGAAAAACCAGTTGGACTAAAAGCTGAAATCGCTGCTTTAACTCGCCCATATGGGCTTTATGCGGGAAATATCTTTAGTGGCGTTGTATTATATAAAGGAAAACCATCCCCAAATACCATAGTGGAAGTCGAGCTTTATAACACAACTGGATTAAAAGCGCCTAGTGAGGCTTATGTAACACAACAAGTTATGACAAATAAAAATGGCGAGTTTTCGTTCGCGATGCCAAAAGCTGGTTGGTGGGGATTTGCTGCGTTAATAGAAGATGATGAAACGATACAAAAAGATGGCAAAAACTATCCTATAGAGCTTGGCGCTGTGCTTTGGGTCGAAGTTAAAAACTACTAAAGGCTTAAAATTGCATATTAGCGAAGGTGTTTTAAAACCAGAAATTCTAATCCCAGCCGCGGCGGTTTCAGCCGTTTGGCTTGGGTGGCTTTTTTATAAACTTGAGTTTGAAAAGATTCCAAAAATCGCTTGTATGAGCGCACTTTTTTTCATAGCTAGTTTTATACACGTCCCCATCGGCGTAACTTCAATCCACCTTGTTTTAAGCGGACTTATAGGTGCAATGCTTGGAGCAAATGCCGTTATAGCGATATTTGCAGCATTGTTTTTGCAAGGACTGCTTTTTGGTTATGGAGGCATTACGACTTTGGGTGTAAATTTGCTCGTTATGGCGCTTCCTGCACTTCTTGGGCGAGTATTTTTGCGACTTTCATTTATAAAATTTCAAAAACTTATGTGGTTTTTAGTAGGCTTTGTTCCTATTTTACTATCAAGCGTACTTTTAAGCTTGGTTTTAGCTCTAAATGGCGATGAGTTTTTAGCAGTAGCTTATCTTGCTTTTATGTCAAACTTGCCTTTAATGGCTATTGAGGGGCTTATCTCGCTGTTTGCCTTAACTTTTATCTATAAAACAAATCGGGATTTGTTAATATGAAAAAATTACTACTAGTTTTACTTCTTACAAATTTAGCTTTTGCTCACGCGCTTAAAGTATTTACCAAACAAGATGGCGAGTTTGTAAATTTAAGCGCGTATTTTAGCGCAAGTTCGCCATGTAAAGAGTGCGAAGTCAAAGTCAGCAAAAACGGCGTCGTATTTGAAAGCACTAAAACAGATGAAAACGGCGACGCACGCCTTAAAATCATGCAAAAAGAGTTTGAAATTTTAGTCATCGGCGGTTTAGGACATGAAAAAATCATAAATTTTAAAGCTTTAGGTGCAAGTTCTAACACCACAAATCAATCAAAACAAACCAAAACTTTTAATAACGAACAAAACCAAAGTCAAAAAGTCATGCATATAAAATTTAGTGAAGATAAAAACTACTATTTTAAACTTGTGTCTTCGGTTTTAGCGATATTTATAGCTTTTGGTTTGCTGTACTTTTTAAAGAGAAAAAAGTGAGCAAAGCATCGTTTTTTCTTATCTGCTTTGCTTTTTTCTCTTGCTTTGTGGCGTTTTTAAAAGTGCTAAATTTCACTCTTTTTTTGCCACTTATTTACATGGCTATTTTGCATTATGAGCTGCTTTTTAATGTGTTTAAAAAAGCGTTTTTTTTAAACATTTTTGCAGTTATTATAGCTTTAAGTGTTGCGATTTATGGGAGTTTAAGCGATGCTTTACTTATATTTTTACGATTTAATCTAATAGTTTGCTTTGGGCTTTTGCTCTTTTGTAAATTTGATATTTTTATCATCTCAAAAGCCATAGCTGATTTAAAATTTAGCGCTAAAATAAGCTCGCTTTTTTACTTTATAGCACGTTTTATTGATGGGCTTAAAAAGGATTTTGTAACTATAAAAAAAACTTTAAAAGCAAGAGGATTTATGCCAAAGACGTCGCTTTTTACATATAAAATTTATGCAAATTTAACTGGACTTTTGCTAATCAGCGCATTTTATAAGTCAAAACAACTAGAAAAAGCCCTTATCGCGCGTAGTTTTTCAGGTCAAATTTATACCATAGATAAAAAAAATGAACTTGGTTTTAAAGAGGCTGTGCTTGGAGTTTTGGTTGTTTTTAGCTTTATTTATACGATTTGGAGGATGAGTTGAGTTGTTCTTTAACGCTTAAAAGTCTAAGCGCAAAAAAAGGCGATAGAGTGCTTTTTCAAAATGTAAATTTATCTCTTGGACATAAAGAAAAGATAGCGATAATCGGCTCAAATGGGCGAGGGAAAACCACTCTTTTAGAGATTATGGCTGGATTAAGCACTCAATCAAGTGGCGAAATCGAGCTTTTTCACGAAAAAATCTCATCGCCAAAAGAGTATCAAAAATACCGCCACCTAGTCGGCTATCTTTTTCAAAACAGCGATGAGCAATTTATCATGCCAACAGTGCTAGAAGATGTTTCATTCTCGCTTTTAGCGCATGGTTTTAGCAGTGATGAGGCAAAAAAACGAGCTTTGTTTATGCTAGGCGAACTTGGTATCGCTCATCTTGAAAAACGCATAGTTTTCCATCTTTCAGGTGGGGAGAAAAAGCTAGTTGCCCTTGCTGGAGTTTTAGTATCACAACCGCAAATCATGTTACTTGATGAGCCAACTGCTGGGCTAGATCTTGATGTGCAGTTGCAACTTACTAGCATTTTAGAACGCGTTGATAAAAGCGTTGTTATCGTAAGTCACGATAAGACGTTTATAGAAAAAGTGGTTGATAAAATTTACTATCTTGATGAAAATGGTCTAAATTTAGCTTAAAGCAATATCTAAATTTGATTTATCAAATTCTTTTAAATTTAAGCTAAATTTGGCAAGTTATATAACAATACAAAAATAAAACATAAAAAAACTTTATTAAATTTCTGCTATCATTTTAATAAATTAAAATTTAAAAAATTTATAATTTTACTTCTTAAACAAAAGCTATTTTTAAAATTTAATTTATATTTACCCTGAAAAAATTTATAAAAATTAAAGTAAAATATCAAATATTTTAAAAAAAGGGGCGCATATGTCGCAAGATGTTGTGAAAGAGTCATTTATGAAGCGATTTGGTCTAGTAATCGCCATTATGATTATGCTTTTGGTTTGGTGTTTACCGACAAGTCCAGATTTGCCAGTTGCTGGGCAAAGAATGATAGGAATTTTGCTATTTGCTATCGTTGTTTGGATGAGTGAGTGTATTAGTTATCCTGTGAGTGCTTTTGTTATTTTAGCCCTTATCGCTTTTGGCGTTGGAGTTGCTCCAGATGTTGCAAAACCAGATGTTATGCTTGGCACTAGCAAGGGTCTATCTTTAGCGCTTTCTGGTTTTTCTACTACTGCTTGGGCTCTTGTTATGGCTGCACTTTTCTTATCGGCTGCTATGATGATAACTGGGCTTGATAAGCGAATCGCACTTTTTGTTATGTCAAAAATCGGCGTAAAATCAAAGCACATGGTTATAGGCGTTATCTTGGTTGGTTGTGTTTTGAGCTTTTTTATCCCAAGCACAACAGCAAGGGTTTCGTGCGTTGTGCCTATTGTTATAGGTATTATTAGAGCTTTTGGCGTAAAACAAGGCTCGACTTTTGCGGCTATTATGATGATAGCAGTCGCTCAAGCTGATAGTTTGTGGAATGTCGGCGTAAAAACTGCAGCAGCGCAAAACATGGTCGCTGTAAATTTCATAAGAGATATTTTAGGAAAAGATATTAGTTGGTTGGAATGGTTTATAGCAGCAGCGCCTTTTGCTGCTATAATGAGCGTGATTTTATACTTTGTTGTGATTAAAATTCTACCTCCAGAAATCGAAGAAATTCCAGGCGGACAAGCTACGATTAAAAAAATGAACGATGAGATGGGCAAAATCACTTGGCCAGAAATACGCTTGATGGTTATCTCATGTCTTCTTTTGGCGTTTTGGATGAGCGAGAAAAAACTTCACCCATTTGATACCTCATCTGTAACAATTGCAGGAATTGCTTTGATGTTTTTACCAAAAATCGGCGTTATGAACTGGAAAGACTCAGTTAGTAAAATCAACTGGGGCACGATAATTCTCTTTGGCGTTGGTATAAGTCTTGGAACTGCACTTTTACGCACAAAAGCAGCCACTTGGATGGCTGAGCATTTTGCTGATTTTTTAGGGCTAAATTCTATGACTGCATTAACCATACTTGCTGTTTTGTCGTTTTTCCTTATCATTATCCACTTAGGTTTTGCCTCAGCAACCGCACTATCAGCAGCTATGATACCTATCGTTATATCCGTGCTTCAAAGCGTTGAAACTCCAGATATTAACGTGCTTGGACTTACGATGATACTTCAATACGTTATCTGCTTTGGCTTTATCTTGCCTGTAAATGCACCACAAAATATGATAGCGTATGGAACTGGATATTTTAGCGTTAAACAGTTTGTTATAACTGGTGTGCCACTTGCTGTTATTGGCTATTTGCTTATCATGCTATTTGGCGCAACTTACTGGAAATGGCTTGGTTACGTTTAGTTTTAAAATTTAAACAAAAAAATAAAAATAGATGGTAAAACTCTTACCATCTATGCTAAATTTTACTCTAATAATCAAATTATAATACATAAAAATATAATAATTAAATTTCATAATAAAACAAAACGCATTTAAAAGCAAAATTATAATCAAACTAATAATGCACCCCATAAATCGGCTTAAAAATAGAAAATCAATCAAAAATTTATTAAAAATCGAAAGAATTAATTTAGATATTATTTAATATTTTTTTTACAATCAAGATGTTAAATATATCAAAGCTTAAGTTTTATAAAAGAAAATTTAATGTAGCATAACGAAAATTTTAAATCATTTAAGGAGAAAAAATGGAATTTTTAGGTCTTATTTTAGCCTTTATAGCGGTATTTTTAGTATATAAAATACCTAAAAAGGAAAACCTTGCTTTTGGTATTTTTGTCATAGCATGGATTTTAGCAATCATAATGTATATGGGCGATACTAGTAGCTTGTTGCCTAATATGAATCTTTAAAGGATAAAAAATGCAAAAAACAAAAACATTTTATCTTTTACTTTCATTGGCTGCTATCGGTATCATCGCACTTCCAGTAGGTATTGCTAACATATTTTTTGGATATGTTTTTGGCGATTCGCCTTGCACGCTTTGTTGGGGACAACGCCAAAGTATGATTTTTATAGCTATAAGCGTTTTGTTTATCTTGCGATACGGTCTTAAATTTCGCTACATCGCGATGCTTTTAATCATCACAGGATTTGGCTTATGGGAGTCATTTTACCACTTAGGAAGCCACGCGCTTGAAGATGTCGGACAAGGCTTTGGACTTGCGATTTTAGGGCTTCATACGCAGTTTTGGGCTGAAGTTGTTTTCTGGGCTGTTGTGATGATACTTGGCATTATATTTTTCTTTGCACCAAGTGTTAATGACTTTGTTAAAGATATGAATAACGAAAAAATTAGAAAACTCACTACAGCAAACATCGTGGCATTTTGGGTATTTTTCATAGTCGTTGCTTCAAATATCGTTCAAGCCTTTGTTTCAACTGGTCCACCACCATTTTTAGGGCAAGGAGATCCAGTTCGTTATAGTTGGAATTCAAAATATACTGTTTGGAGCACCGAGACGTGGGGTGGCTTATGGAAAAACCAAAGCATTATGGGAAAACGCGATGTAAACGAGCCAGACTTAGCAAGCAAGCCAACTAAAGACATTCAATTTAGTAGTGATTATAAAAGCTCGCCACTTGTTATAGATAAAGTGCTAAATTTAGTAGGTAAAAATGAGCTAAATCTATCTTTAAACGCACCGATTAGCGATATGAGCTTTCAAAATGATAAAATGCTAATCACAACCGAAAAACAAGGCTTTTATATAGCTAACAAAGAGCTATCAAGCATTGGTTCAAATTTAGTTCTTGATCCTTACTTTTCTGCAACTATCGGCTCTCTTGTAGGCGCAAACTACATAGATAAAGATACAATCAGACTTATGGGAGATAACAAAACAAGTGCCGATGTAAAAGAAAACCCAAAAGCCGATAGCGTGGCAAACTTTAGGTTTTTCACTCAAGGAGCTGATAAATTTGATGAAGTAAATGGCAGAAACCGCCTAAAAACATCAAGAGCTAAAAACTACTATATCTTAAGTATGCGAAGCGATGGAAAATACAGCTATGCATTTAGCGTGCCAAATAACAAGTATAAAAAGCTGATTTTAATCGAGCAACTAAACAAAGATGGTGAAGTTACAGCAGAGTATACTCCAGAGCTAGCTTTAAATGTTAGTTTAAAAGATGGACGCGCTTTAGGCGAGCTTTACATCACAGGAAGCTTTGTAAAAGATGGTTTACTTTATGCGG
It encodes:
- a CDS encoding SLAC1 anion channel family protein, which translates into the protein MKESIKFLPISLFGSVMGLCGFSVGMKHYAHVIENDGFKSIVMGLGVLLEVLAFVSFIALCVAYIAKMVMFFENVKAEWKNPVTKSFFGTFFIAILLLPLLIADYSLTLARIVWSIGAIGMACFAVYVVSTWIMNAHEVAHNTPAWIVPVVGTLDIPLAAWLFKDSVEIHYFSIAALSVGLFFAVPLVTLILSRIIFFQKLPEKLMPTLMILIAPFAVGFLAYHSQFPTVDNFSLGLYFIGIFVFLAVSGQLLNLSKCCVFRVSWWAVSFPLAALFNATVALAGSPLSQNTWLFSALAVVMFVICVVIFIWLVYRSVSGILQGELANLA
- a CDS encoding energy-coupling factor ABC transporter ATP-binding protein codes for the protein MSCSLTLKSLSAKKGDRVLFQNVNLSLGHKEKIAIIGSNGRGKTTLLEIMAGLSTQSSGEIELFHEKISSPKEYQKYRHLVGYLFQNSDEQFIMPTVLEDVSFSLLAHGFSSDEAKKRALFMLGELGIAHLEKRIVFHLSGGEKKLVALAGVLVSQPQIMLLDEPTAGLDLDVQLQLTSILERVDKSVVIVSHDKTFIEKVVDKIYYLDENGLNLA
- a CDS encoding DUF4198 domain-containing protein produces the protein MAKKFKSGLILKTIAALTFFVVGANAHFQMLIPSNSVIEDGANNKEILTYKFAHPFENHLMNMDKPNEVGVFVDGKKELISDLSAKKDGEFSYYQATYQIQKPGIYQFYIDPKPYFEPAEDVFIRHITKTIVDAYGVGEGWEKPVGLKAEIAALTRPYGLYAGNIFSGVVLYKGKPSPNTIVEVELYNTTGLKAPSEAYVTQQVMTNKNGEFSFAMPKAGWWGFAALIEDDETIQKDGKNYPIELGAVLWVEVKNY
- the cbiM gene encoding cobalt transporter CbiM, coding for MHISEGVLKPEILIPAAAVSAVWLGWLFYKLEFEKIPKIACMSALFFIASFIHVPIGVTSIHLVLSGLIGAMLGANAVIAIFAALFLQGLLFGYGGITTLGVNLLVMALPALLGRVFLRLSFIKFQKLMWFLVGFVPILLSSVLLSLVLALNGDEFLAVAYLAFMSNLPLMAIEGLISLFALTFIYKTNRDLLI
- a CDS encoding energy-coupling factor transporter transmembrane component T family protein, giving the protein MSKASFFLICFAFFSCFVAFLKVLNFTLFLPLIYMAILHYELLFNVFKKAFFLNIFAVIIALSVAIYGSLSDALLIFLRFNLIVCFGLLLFCKFDIFIISKAIADLKFSAKISSLFYFIARFIDGLKKDFVTIKKTLKARGFMPKTSLFTYKIYANLTGLLLISAFYKSKQLEKALIARSFSGQIYTIDKKNELGFKEAVLGVLVVFSFIYTIWRMS
- a CDS encoding DASS family sodium-coupled anion symporter; amino-acid sequence: MSQDVVKESFMKRFGLVIAIMIMLLVWCLPTSPDLPVAGQRMIGILLFAIVVWMSECISYPVSAFVILALIAFGVGVAPDVAKPDVMLGTSKGLSLALSGFSTTAWALVMAALFLSAAMMITGLDKRIALFVMSKIGVKSKHMVIGVILVGCVLSFFIPSTTARVSCVVPIVIGIIRAFGVKQGSTFAAIMMIAVAQADSLWNVGVKTAAAQNMVAVNFIRDILGKDISWLEWFIAAAPFAAIMSVILYFVVIKILPPEIEEIPGGQATIKKMNDEMGKITWPEIRLMVISCLLLAFWMSEKKLHPFDTSSVTIAGIALMFLPKIGVMNWKDSVSKINWGTIILFGVGISLGTALLRTKAATWMAEHFADFLGLNSMTALTILAVLSFFLIIIHLGFASATALSAAMIPIVISVLQSVETPDINVLGLTMILQYVICFGFILPVNAPQNMIAYGTGYFSVKQFVITGVPLAVIGYLLIMLFGATYWKWLGYV
- a CDS encoding disulfide bond formation protein B — translated: MQKTKTFYLLLSLAAIGIIALPVGIANIFFGYVFGDSPCTLCWGQRQSMIFIAISVLFILRYGLKFRYIAMLLIITGFGLWESFYHLGSHALEDVGQGFGLAILGLHTQFWAEVVFWAVVMILGIIFFFAPSVNDFVKDMNNEKIRKLTTANIVAFWVFFIVVASNIVQAFVSTGPPPFLGQGDPVRYSWNSKYTVWSTETWGGLWKNQSIMGKRDVNEPDLASKPTKDIQFSSDYKSSPLVIDKVLNLVGKNELNLSLNAPISDMSFQNDKMLITTEKQGFYIANKELSSIGSNLVLDPYFSATIGSLVGANYIDKDTIRLMGDNKTSADVKENPKADSVANFRFFTQGADKFDEVNGRNRLKTSRAKNYYILSMRSDGKYSYAFSVPNNKYKKLILIEQLNKDGEVTAEYTPELALNVSLKDGRALGELYITGSFVKDGLLYAVSKNFNTIIALDPKTREIKDVFGIPKEVKNIRAMALVEDKILISSFENGKNTIYTLSF